The Hahella sp. HNIBRBA332 genome window below encodes:
- a CDS encoding winged helix DNA-binding protein has protein sequence MTKSRIVSSSHLLNERSVELSEFEYALIMAENTFQRWLVHCMSAAGNKELSTIDILVLHNVYHRERPKRIADICFILHIDDTHTVSYSLRKLAKMGLVTSEKVGKETFYSATESGAELCLKYREVRNDCLVDTLLTTGISNEEIGEVARVLRTLTGVYDQAARAAASL, from the coding sequence ATGACAAAATCAAGAATCGTCTCCTCCAGCCACCTGCTCAATGAGCGCAGCGTTGAGCTCAGCGAGTTCGAGTACGCATTGATAATGGCTGAAAACACATTCCAGCGCTGGTTGGTGCACTGCATGTCCGCGGCGGGCAATAAAGAGCTCAGCACCATCGATATCCTGGTGCTGCACAACGTCTATCACCGCGAGCGCCCCAAGCGCATCGCCGATATCTGTTTCATTCTGCATATCGACGACACCCACACTGTGTCTTACTCCCTGCGCAAGCTGGCGAAAATGGGCTTGGTGACCAGTGAAAAAGTCGGCAAGGAAACCTTTTACTCCGCCACGGAAAGCGGCGCGGAGCTCTGTCTCAAGTACCGGGAAGTGCGCAATGACTGTCTGGTGGATACCTTGCTCACCACCGGCATCAGCAATGAGGAGATCGGCGAAGTGGCGCGGGTGTTGCGCACCCTGACCGGCGTTTACGATCAGGCCGCCAGGGCCGCCGCCTCCTTATAA
- a CDS encoding metallophosphatase domain-containing protein, with protein MKCVAISDTHGMYDKIDIPDGDVLIHAGDIFGQGKLREVEAFNAFLGALPHRVKIVIAGNHDWCFAREEEACRTLLTHAVYLQDEAVTIDGVKFYGSPWQPFFHNWAFNLQRGRELKAKWDLIDADTDVLITHGPAFGVHDQTVGGLSVGCEELAHAITRIRPRFHVCGHIHESYGVVEKGGCTYINASIANHRFQPENTPVIFEV; from the coding sequence ATGAAGTGCGTCGCCATCAGCGATACCCATGGCATGTATGACAAGATCGATATTCCCGACGGGGATGTGTTGATTCATGCAGGAGATATATTCGGGCAAGGCAAATTAAGGGAGGTGGAAGCGTTCAACGCCTTTCTCGGCGCCTTGCCTCATCGGGTGAAAATCGTCATTGCGGGCAATCATGACTGGTGTTTCGCACGGGAAGAAGAAGCCTGCCGCACCCTGTTGACCCATGCGGTGTATCTGCAGGACGAGGCGGTCACCATTGATGGCGTCAAATTTTACGGCTCTCCCTGGCAACCCTTTTTCCACAACTGGGCGTTTAATCTGCAACGGGGGCGGGAACTGAAAGCCAAGTGGGATCTGATAGACGCAGACACTGATGTGTTGATTACCCACGGCCCGGCCTTCGGCGTTCATGATCAGACGGTTGGCGGCCTGAGCGTGGGCTGTGAGGAACTGGCCCACGCCATCACGCGCATTCGCCCCCGCTTCCACGTGTGCGGGCACATCCATGAAAGCTATGGCGTCGTTGAAAAAGGCGGCTGCACCTATATCAACGCCAGCATCGCCAATCATCGCTTTCAGCCGGAGAACACGCCGGTGATCTTCGAGGTTTAG
- the rep gene encoding DNA helicase Rep: protein MSGKMPPQFSPSHEQTVSQLNPRQREAVKYIDGPLLVLAGAGSGKTSVITRKIAYLIEECGIKAKHIAAVTFTNKAAREMKERVSALVSGPAARGLTVSTFHNLGMNIIRLEHKAVGLKPGFSIFDQQDCKAIIKDLLFKEFDEAEEDVDQLQAHFSNWKNDMLTPAQAIKQAITPEDLTAARLYERYDHYLRAYNAVDFDDLILMPVMLFRNHPEILAAWRLRIRYLLVDEYQDTNLSQYELVQQLVAGRQAFTVVGDDDQSIYAWRGARPENLARLQKDFPTLKLVKLEQNYRSTARILKAANVLIANNPHVYEKALWSQLGMGDEIRIIRVRNEEAEAERIASEIIDMRLKKRAQFKDFSVLYRGNHQSRLLELKLQAYQIPYRISGGTSFFSRNEIKDAMSYLRLLANPDDDAAFLRVVNVPRREIGPVTLEKLSSYAESRKISLFSAISEFGLESVLTGKTLDHLREFSEIILHTGQKCEEEHDAVPVLKQLFTRIDYEEWLLQNSTSPQQAERRMANVWILLDQVARMLEYDAAAEEQMTLKDAIGKLLLRDIMDQQKEEEDEDKVHLLTLHASKGLEFPHVFIMGLEEDILPHRNSIETNQIEEERRLMYVGITRAQRSLCLTFCSERKQFGEKIETIPSRFLDEMPQEDLVWEGLGQRNEERNQARGRATLDALLRDLGD from the coding sequence ATGTCTGGTAAAATGCCGCCCCAGTTTTCCCCCAGCCATGAGCAAACCGTGTCGCAACTCAATCCCCGTCAACGTGAAGCCGTTAAGTACATAGACGGCCCCCTACTGGTGCTCGCCGGCGCAGGCAGCGGCAAAACCAGTGTAATTACGCGAAAAATCGCCTATCTGATCGAAGAATGCGGGATCAAGGCCAAACATATCGCAGCGGTGACGTTCACCAACAAAGCCGCGCGGGAAATGAAAGAAAGGGTCAGCGCGCTGGTCTCGGGACCCGCCGCCAGAGGGCTGACAGTTTCCACCTTTCATAACCTGGGGATGAACATCATTCGCCTGGAGCATAAAGCTGTGGGCCTGAAGCCCGGCTTCTCCATTTTCGATCAGCAGGACTGCAAGGCCATCATCAAAGACCTGCTGTTCAAGGAATTTGATGAAGCGGAAGAAGACGTCGACCAATTGCAGGCGCACTTCTCCAACTGGAAAAACGACATGTTGACGCCAGCGCAGGCGATAAAGCAGGCGATCACCCCCGAAGATCTCACCGCCGCACGCCTGTATGAACGTTACGACCATTATCTGCGCGCTTATAATGCGGTGGACTTCGACGACCTCATCCTGATGCCGGTGATGCTGTTCCGCAACCACCCGGAAATATTGGCAGCGTGGCGCCTGCGTATCCGCTATCTTCTGGTGGACGAATATCAGGACACCAACCTCAGCCAGTACGAGCTGGTGCAACAACTGGTGGCGGGGCGACAGGCCTTCACTGTGGTGGGCGACGACGACCAGTCCATTTACGCCTGGCGCGGGGCCCGTCCGGAGAACCTGGCGCGTCTGCAGAAGGACTTTCCGACGCTGAAACTGGTCAAGCTGGAACAGAACTACCGCTCTACCGCGCGTATTCTGAAAGCCGCCAACGTCCTGATCGCCAATAATCCCCATGTTTACGAAAAAGCGCTGTGGAGTCAGCTGGGCATGGGAGATGAAATCCGCATTATCCGCGTGCGCAACGAAGAAGCGGAAGCGGAGCGCATCGCCTCAGAAATCATTGATATGCGTCTGAAAAAACGGGCTCAGTTCAAGGATTTCTCTGTGCTGTACCGTGGCAATCACCAGTCCCGCCTGCTGGAGCTCAAGCTGCAGGCTTACCAGATTCCCTATCGCATCAGCGGCGGCACGTCCTTTTTCTCCCGCAACGAGATCAAAGACGCCATGTCTTACCTGCGTCTGCTGGCCAACCCGGATGACGACGCCGCTTTCCTGCGGGTGGTCAACGTGCCGCGGCGGGAAATTGGGCCAGTGACCCTGGAAAAGCTGTCTTCCTACGCGGAATCACGCAAGATCAGTCTGTTTTCCGCCATCTCCGAATTCGGATTGGAAAGCGTGCTGACCGGCAAAACACTGGATCACCTGCGCGAGTTTTCGGAGATCATCCTGCACACCGGCCAGAAGTGTGAAGAGGAGCACGACGCGGTCCCTGTGCTGAAACAGCTTTTTACTCGCATCGATTACGAAGAGTGGTTGCTGCAGAACAGCACCTCGCCGCAACAGGCGGAGCGGCGCATGGCCAACGTGTGGATTCTGCTGGATCAGGTAGCGCGCATGCTGGAGTACGACGCCGCAGCGGAAGAGCAGATGACGCTCAAGGACGCCATTGGCAAGCTGCTGTTGCGGGATATCATGGATCAGCAGAAAGAAGAAGAGGACGAGGATAAGGTGCACCTGCTGACCCTGCATGCGTCCAAAGGTCTGGAATTTCCCCATGTATTCATCATGGGACTGGAGGAGGACATCCTGCCTCACCGCAACAGCATAGAAACCAACCAGATCGAGGAAGAGCGCCGCCTGATGTATGTGGGCATCACCCGCGCTCAACGCAGTTTGTGCCTGACCTTCTGCTCCGAACGCAAGCAGTTCGGCGAGAAGATAGAGACCATTCCCAGCCGCTTCCTCGACGAAATGCCGCAAGAGGATCTGGTGTGGGAAGGCCTGGGCCAACGTAATGAAGAGCGTAATCAGGCGCGCGGACGCGCCACTCTGGATGCGCTATTACGGGATCTGGGAGACTAA
- a CDS encoding bifunctional diguanylate cyclase/phosphodiesterase: MSEHVGQSLMNPDQSGVRAVSCTEDNVDVLAVVKSHCDFLWLQHLTAAEPDIQLHWCNSIPMAMDILRKRKFDMVLWEENQFDGDKDSFLRILSHHADAPVVALGPFAQERHARGLILAGAADYLCKSSLDASLLVRALRRVWYRELFRLDFEMREQLDSLTGILDRARFYDRLHQAILRAERAKHRVGLIFVNVDEFRTVNQSLGYRAGDILIKMMAARLRQVLRRSDCLARVGGDEFAVILEDGQESFSLINVAKKMANVFEQAFVVNQHPVNLTASMGMAVFPESGDSADLLLRRANQAMFDAKKEHGVSYRFFNDRMNRELDMRLELETEFRQALRGDKLDLYYQPKIDVRSGEVVGMEALVRWPHPRLGVLTPAAFIAAAERSSLIIPMGYWVLERACRDLNMLQTMGYDDLVCAVNLSFRQFFDRRLSETVFRIIYNANIDTTKFEFELTESAMMFDRDYTLKCLKELTHLGLHFALDDFGTGYSSFTNLRNLPISTVKIDKSFIENVCTIAEDATLVSGMISLAHSLSMTVVAEGVEKPEQLDFLRQHNCDQAQGYWFARPLPFHEFCDFLQVAGDLRRLRKQQ, translated from the coding sequence ATGAGCGAGCATGTCGGACAATCTCTTATGAATCCGGATCAATCTGGCGTTCGGGCCGTCTCCTGCACTGAAGACAATGTGGATGTGCTGGCGGTGGTGAAGTCGCATTGCGACTTTCTCTGGCTGCAACACCTGACCGCCGCTGAGCCGGATATTCAACTACACTGGTGCAACAGCATTCCCATGGCCATGGACATACTGCGCAAACGCAAGTTTGACATGGTGCTATGGGAGGAAAACCAGTTTGATGGCGACAAAGACAGCTTTCTGCGCATTCTTTCCCACCATGCGGATGCGCCAGTCGTTGCGCTGGGGCCCTTCGCCCAGGAACGGCACGCCCGCGGCTTGATTCTGGCCGGCGCTGCGGATTACCTGTGCAAATCTTCCCTGGATGCGTCTTTGCTGGTGCGGGCGTTGCGCAGGGTCTGGTATCGCGAGCTGTTCCGCCTGGATTTTGAAATGCGGGAGCAATTGGACAGCCTGACCGGCATCCTCGACCGCGCCCGGTTTTATGATCGTCTGCATCAGGCGATTCTGCGTGCAGAACGGGCCAAGCATCGGGTTGGCCTGATCTTCGTGAATGTGGATGAGTTCCGTACGGTGAACCAGTCCCTGGGCTATCGGGCGGGGGACATTCTGATCAAGATGATGGCGGCGCGCTTGCGTCAGGTGTTGCGGCGTTCGGACTGCCTGGCCCGGGTGGGTGGGGACGAGTTTGCGGTGATTCTTGAGGATGGACAGGAAAGCTTCAGCCTGATCAATGTGGCCAAGAAAATGGCCAATGTATTCGAGCAGGCGTTTGTGGTGAATCAACACCCGGTGAATTTGACCGCATCCATGGGCATGGCGGTGTTCCCGGAATCTGGCGACAGCGCGGACTTGCTGCTGCGTCGCGCCAACCAGGCGATGTTTGACGCCAAGAAAGAGCATGGCGTCAGTTACCGTTTCTTTAATGACCGTATGAATCGGGAACTGGATATGCGCCTGGAGCTGGAGACCGAGTTCCGGCAGGCGCTGCGGGGCGATAAGCTGGATCTCTATTATCAGCCAAAAATCGATGTGCGCAGCGGCGAGGTGGTGGGCATGGAAGCGTTGGTGCGCTGGCCGCATCCGCGCCTGGGCGTATTGACTCCGGCGGCCTTTATCGCCGCCGCCGAACGCAGCAGCCTGATTATTCCCATGGGATATTGGGTGCTGGAGCGCGCATGCCGGGACCTGAATATGCTGCAGACCATGGGATATGACGATCTGGTTTGTGCGGTGAACCTGTCATTTCGTCAGTTCTTCGACAGACGCTTGTCGGAAACGGTATTTCGCATCATCTATAACGCCAACATCGACACCACCAAGTTTGAGTTTGAGCTGACCGAGTCCGCCATGATGTTTGACCGGGACTACACGCTCAAGTGTCTGAAAGAGTTGACTCATTTGGGGCTGCATTTCGCTCTGGATGACTTCGGAACGGGGTATTCCTCGTTCACCAACTTGCGCAACCTGCCTATCTCCACTGTGAAGATAGACAAGTCCTTTATCGAAAATGTCTGCACGATTGCCGAAGACGCCACGTTGGTCAGTGGGATGATATCCCTGGCGCATAGCCTGTCCATGACGGTTGTCGCCGAAGGCGTAGAAAAACCTGAGCAGTTGGACTTTCTGCGCCAGCACAATTGCGATCAGGCCCAAGGCTATTGGTTCGCGCGCCCGCTGCCTTTCCATGAATTCTGCGATTTTCTGCAAGTGGCCGGCGACCTGCGCCGCCTGCGCAAGCAGCAATGA
- a CDS encoding Tex family protein codes for MEKIYRVIAQELNAKTEQVAAAVTLLDEGATVPFISRYRKEVTGGLDDTQMRHLEDRLRYLREMEDRRQTILSSIEEQGKLTDELRAQIIDADTKNRLEDLYLPYKPKRRTKAQIAKEAGLEPLAEQLLADPTLVPDTLAEGFVDADKGVADVKAALEGARYILMERFAEDAELIGRLREHLWGQGILKVAVVEGKEQDGAKFRDYFEHQEPLKGVPSHRALAVFRGRNEGVLSFQIVLPDEPESRLEPHPCENIVAAHWRISDKGRAADGWLKDVVRWTWRVKLLTQLETDLMGRIRERAEEEAINVFGSNLKDLLLAAPAGAKATMGLDPGLRTGVKVAVIDATGKFVDHATIYPHAPKNQWSQSIAQLAALCAKHKVELVSIGNGTASRETDKLVADLIKQFPQLKLTKIMVNESGASIYSASEYAAKEFPDLDVTIRGAVSIARRLQDPLAELVKIDPKSIGVGQYQHDVSQTQLARTLDAVVEDCVNAVGVDVNTASAPLLARVAGLNQTLAGNIVAYRDAKGAFLNRQQLLKVPRLGDKTYEQAAGFLRIMNGDNPLDASAVHPEAYVVVNKIAEKNGRDLRSLVGDTTFLRSLKANDYVDEHFGVPTVKDILAELDKPGRDPRPEFKFAQYQEGVEDIKDLKPGMVLEGAVTNVTNFGAFVDIGVHQDGLVHISALSHKFVKDPREVVKAGDIVKVKVIEVDAARKRIALSMRLDDDVQSAGGAGARDAGRQPQKQKRNAGNESAAGGMGSFGALLLKAQKQQPGKKG; via the coding sequence ATGGAAAAGATTTATCGCGTTATCGCCCAAGAACTCAACGCCAAAACCGAGCAGGTTGCGGCGGCCGTCACGCTGCTAGATGAAGGGGCTACCGTTCCATTTATCTCCCGCTATCGTAAGGAAGTCACTGGGGGGCTTGATGACACTCAAATGCGTCATCTGGAAGACCGTCTACGCTACCTGCGTGAAATGGAAGATCGGCGGCAGACCATTCTGAGCAGCATTGAGGAACAGGGCAAACTCACTGATGAGTTGCGCGCGCAGATCATCGATGCGGACACCAAAAACCGCCTGGAGGATTTGTATCTTCCATATAAACCCAAACGCCGCACCAAAGCGCAGATCGCCAAAGAGGCTGGACTGGAGCCTCTGGCGGAGCAGTTGCTGGCGGATCCCACTCTGGTTCCTGACACCCTGGCGGAAGGCTTCGTGGATGCGGACAAAGGCGTCGCCGATGTTAAAGCGGCGTTGGAAGGCGCTCGCTACATTCTGATGGAGCGCTTTGCTGAGGACGCTGAGTTGATTGGCCGCCTGCGTGAGCACCTTTGGGGGCAGGGCATATTGAAAGTGGCTGTCGTAGAAGGCAAAGAGCAGGACGGCGCTAAATTCCGCGACTATTTTGAGCATCAGGAGCCGCTGAAAGGCGTTCCTTCACACCGCGCGCTGGCTGTTTTCCGCGGCCGTAACGAAGGTGTACTGAGCTTCCAGATCGTGTTGCCGGACGAGCCTGAATCGCGACTGGAGCCGCATCCCTGTGAAAACATCGTCGCCGCACACTGGCGCATCAGCGACAAAGGTCGCGCCGCCGACGGCTGGTTAAAAGACGTGGTGCGCTGGACCTGGCGCGTCAAGCTGCTGACACAGTTGGAGACGGATCTGATGGGCAGAATTCGCGAGCGTGCGGAAGAAGAGGCCATCAACGTATTCGGCAGCAACCTCAAGGATCTGCTGCTGGCGGCGCCGGCGGGCGCCAAGGCCACGATGGGACTGGATCCCGGGCTGCGCACCGGTGTCAAAGTGGCGGTAATCGACGCCACCGGCAAGTTCGTCGATCACGCCACGATTTATCCTCACGCGCCGAAAAATCAGTGGTCGCAATCCATTGCGCAATTGGCGGCCCTGTGCGCCAAGCACAAAGTGGAGTTGGTCAGTATCGGCAACGGCACGGCTTCCAGAGAAACTGACAAGCTGGTTGCTGACCTGATCAAACAGTTCCCGCAACTCAAGCTGACCAAAATTATGGTCAATGAATCCGGCGCCTCTATTTATTCCGCTTCGGAATACGCCGCGAAAGAATTCCCGGATTTGGACGTGACTATCCGTGGCGCGGTGTCTATCGCACGCCGCTTGCAGGATCCGCTGGCCGAGCTGGTGAAAATCGATCCCAAATCCATCGGCGTGGGCCAGTATCAGCACGACGTCAGCCAGACACAGCTGGCGCGTACGCTGGACGCGGTGGTGGAGGATTGCGTTAACGCGGTGGGTGTGGACGTCAATACTGCATCTGCGCCTTTGCTGGCGAGGGTGGCGGGTCTGAATCAGACGCTGGCCGGCAACATCGTGGCTTATCGCGACGCCAAGGGCGCGTTTCTCAATCGTCAACAGTTGCTTAAAGTGCCGCGTCTGGGAGACAAGACCTACGAACAGGCCGCCGGTTTCCTGCGCATCATGAACGGCGACAACCCGCTGGACGCCTCTGCAGTGCACCCGGAAGCCTATGTTGTGGTAAATAAAATCGCAGAAAAAAATGGCCGGGACTTGCGATCCCTGGTTGGCGACACCACATTCTTACGCAGCCTGAAAGCGAATGATTACGTGGATGAACATTTTGGCGTTCCCACGGTCAAAGATATTCTGGCCGAGCTGGATAAACCGGGCCGCGATCCGCGCCCTGAATTCAAGTTCGCTCAGTACCAGGAAGGCGTTGAGGACATTAAGGACCTTAAGCCCGGCATGGTGCTGGAAGGCGCTGTCACCAACGTGACCAACTTCGGCGCGTTTGTGGATATCGGCGTGCATCAGGATGGCCTGGTGCATATCTCCGCTCTGTCGCACAAGTTCGTCAAAGACCCCAGGGAAGTGGTCAAAGCGGGCGACATAGTGAAGGTGAAGGTGATCGAAGTGGACGCGGCGCGTAAGCGCATCGCATTGAGCATGCGTCTGGACGATGACGTGCAAAGCGCCGGCGGCGCAGGCGCTCGCGACGCCGGACGGCAGCCTCAAAAACAAAAGAGGAATGCCGGCAACGAATCCGCTGCGGGAGGCATGGGCTCGTTCGGCGCCTTGTTGTTGAAAGCGCAGAAGCAGCAACCAGGAAAGAAAGGCTAG
- the gshA gene encoding glutamate--cysteine ligase has protein sequence MSEKLAARLEKLRRRHPQALADIYRGIEKEGLRVDSKGFIAQSDHPQALGSALTHPNITTDYSEALLELITPVTREVDELLASLQEIHQFVHANLPAGESLWAGSMPSVLDGDESIRIAEYGESNLGKIKHVYRRGLAHRYGRIMQSIAGVHFNFSLGDEFWRAYQEVLAQSAPLQEFKSESYFSLIRNFRRWSWLLMYLFGASPALDRSFLSGRDHKLDQFGADTLGLPHATSLRMSDLGYQNNAQSSLKICFNHLSTYVKTLYDATHTPFPRYEAIGLQRDGEYIQLNANLLQIENEYYNTIRPKRVAQSGEKPIQALKRRGIEYIEVRCLDLDPFSPIGVSESQIRFLDAFLLTCLLSDSAKIVDEECSIIEENFLTAVSRGRDTDVELVRLQQNDYVQGGLQEWALRILEQVELCARELDSIKGGDSYAAAVRDAKAKVHDPSLTPSARTYAAVSNGQGYVDWTLAMSQAHHQTLTVNPLSPERMQHFVRAGEQSWADERALREADNLPFDAFLKQYLTYV, from the coding sequence ATGAGTGAGAAGTTAGCGGCGCGACTGGAAAAGTTGAGGCGTCGTCACCCCCAAGCGCTGGCGGATATCTATCGCGGTATAGAAAAGGAAGGTCTGCGCGTCGACAGCAAGGGCTTCATCGCCCAATCCGACCATCCGCAGGCGTTGGGCTCTGCGTTGACCCATCCGAATATCACCACGGATTATTCCGAAGCATTGCTGGAGTTGATCACCCCGGTGACCCGTGAGGTGGATGAACTGCTGGCCTCTCTGCAGGAAATACATCAGTTCGTCCACGCCAATCTGCCAGCGGGCGAATCCTTGTGGGCGGGCAGCATGCCCAGCGTTCTGGATGGGGATGAAAGCATCCGTATCGCGGAATACGGTGAATCCAACTTAGGCAAAATCAAGCATGTCTACCGACGCGGGTTAGCCCACCGTTACGGTCGCATTATGCAGAGCATCGCCGGCGTGCATTTCAACTTCTCTCTGGGAGATGAGTTCTGGCGCGCCTACCAGGAAGTGCTGGCGCAAAGCGCGCCGTTGCAGGAGTTTAAGTCAGAGAGTTATTTCTCACTGATTCGTAATTTCCGGCGTTGGTCCTGGCTGCTGATGTATCTGTTCGGCGCTTCGCCGGCGTTGGATCGCAGTTTCCTGAGCGGTCGCGATCACAAGCTGGATCAATTCGGGGCTGACACCCTGGGCCTGCCTCATGCGACCTCTTTGCGAATGAGTGATTTGGGGTATCAGAATAATGCCCAGTCATCGCTGAAGATTTGTTTTAATCATCTCAGCACTTACGTCAAAACCCTGTATGACGCCACGCATACGCCGTTTCCCCGTTATGAAGCGATTGGCTTGCAGCGGGATGGCGAATACATTCAGCTCAACGCTAACCTGCTGCAGATCGAGAACGAGTACTACAACACTATTCGGCCCAAGCGGGTGGCGCAGAGCGGCGAAAAACCGATCCAGGCGCTCAAGCGGCGCGGGATTGAATACATCGAAGTGCGCTGTCTTGACCTCGACCCGTTCTCGCCTATCGGCGTCAGCGAGTCGCAAATCCGTTTCCTTGACGCCTTCTTGTTGACCTGTCTGCTGTCTGATAGCGCCAAGATCGTGGACGAAGAGTGCTCGATCATCGAAGAAAATTTCCTGACCGCAGTTTCCCGTGGGCGCGATACGGACGTCGAACTGGTGCGTTTGCAACAGAATGATTACGTTCAAGGCGGACTCCAGGAATGGGCGTTGCGTATTCTGGAGCAGGTTGAATTATGCGCCAGGGAGCTGGATTCCATTAAAGGCGGCGATAGCTATGCGGCGGCGGTACGGGACGCAAAGGCGAAAGTGCATGATCCCAGCCTGACGCCATCCGCGCGCACCTATGCGGCGGTGTCCAACGGTCAGGGTTACGTTGACTGGACCCTGGCGATGTCGCAAGCGCATCATCAAACATTGACAGTGAACCCGTTGTCTCCAGAGCGTATGCAGCACTTTGTTCGCGCTGGCGAACAATCCTGGGCCGACGAGAGAGCGCTGCGGGAAGCGGATAACCTGCCTTTCGACGCTTTTTTGAAACAGTATCTGACCTACGTCTAA
- the rmf gene encoding ribosome modulation factor, producing MAADLSLNWNLETLNKAYQQGYMAGVLGMERVKCPYRGEVVIAAWEAGWEDGAQAGDKKGKARTA from the coding sequence ATGGCCGCAGATCTATCTCTGAATTGGAATCTGGAAACGCTTAACAAGGCTTATCAGCAAGGATACATGGCGGGCGTCTTGGGTATGGAGCGGGTGAAGTGCCCGTACCGTGGAGAGGTCGTTATCGCAGCCTGGGAAGCGGGCTGGGAAGACGGCGCCCAAGCTGGCGATAAGAAAGGGAAGGCGAGAACGGCCTGA
- a CDS encoding flagellar basal body-associated FliL family protein yields the protein MVFKHAFLRDFRLLALLAIIALATASGAYAEGQDELVQYIDLKPSFVLNYDGPSSKLKFAKIDVSVRVNTRSAAAAVEHHMPALRNMLVLMFSRQTEKVMGSNEGREQLRAEALQALQDFLQEESGGKMVEDLLFTNFVVQR from the coding sequence ATGGTATTTAAGCACGCGTTTCTGCGCGATTTCCGTCTGCTTGCGCTGCTGGCGATCATCGCCCTGGCGACGGCGTCCGGCGCGTACGCGGAAGGTCAGGATGAGCTGGTGCAATATATCGATCTGAAGCCGTCGTTCGTGCTTAATTACGACGGCCCCAGCAGTAAACTCAAGTTCGCAAAGATAGATGTGTCCGTTCGGGTCAACACTCGTTCTGCGGCGGCGGCGGTGGAGCACCACATGCCTGCGTTACGCAACATGCTGGTGTTGATGTTCAGTCGTCAAACGGAAAAGGTAATGGGCTCAAACGAGGGCCGGGAACAGTTGCGAGCCGAAGCGCTACAGGCGCTGCAAGATTTTCTGCAGGAGGAGTCCGGAGGCAAAATGGTAGAGGATCTGCTGTTCACTAACTTTGTAGTGCAACGCTGA
- a CDS encoding disulfide bond formation protein B has translation MPAWLTNRTIYFLCFLAIAGLMGFAFYLQYVKDLEPCPLCMAQRIAFVLAGLVFLAAALHNPKNVGTTVYTLLGWVTTLGGAALATRQLWLQSLPADQVPACGPGLEYMLQAFPFSEVLTMMLTGTGECAEVQWTFLGLSIPGWTLIAFIGFTAVWAFTWVRRAR, from the coding sequence ATGCCCGCATGGCTCACTAACCGAACGATTTACTTCCTGTGTTTTCTGGCGATCGCCGGATTAATGGGATTCGCTTTCTACCTGCAATACGTGAAAGATCTCGAGCCTTGTCCATTGTGTATGGCGCAGCGTATCGCGTTTGTGCTGGCGGGACTGGTGTTTCTGGCGGCGGCGCTGCATAACCCGAAAAATGTGGGGACGACGGTTTACACGCTCCTGGGTTGGGTGACGACGCTGGGCGGCGCGGCGCTGGCGACGCGTCAGCTATGGCTGCAGAGTCTGCCGGCGGATCAGGTGCCTGCTTGCGGGCCCGGTTTGGAGTACATGTTACAGGCTTTTCCGTTCTCGGAAGTATTGACGATGATGTTGACCGGCACCGGCGAGTGCGCTGAGGTGCAGTGGACGTTTTTGGGCTTGAGCATACCCGGTTGGACGCTGATCGCCTTCATCGGTTTTACCGCCGTTTGGGCTTTTACGTGGGTGCGCAGGGCGCGTTGA
- the rsd gene encoding sigma D regulator — protein MLENCQNAKERWGGVSEIIDRWLKERQDLIVRYCDLVGKSKFDDVESAVKNFKTFCQVLLDYVSAGHFEVYEQLIEEAREFNDGGMELVKELFPKIQATTEAALDYNDRFDKTPEELSELNALLPELSKLGERLEERFELEDMLIEKLHNAHADQVA, from the coding sequence ATGCTGGAAAATTGCCAAAACGCCAAAGAGCGATGGGGTGGCGTCAGTGAAATAATCGACCGCTGGCTTAAGGAGAGGCAAGACCTGATCGTGCGCTACTGCGATCTGGTCGGCAAGAGCAAGTTTGACGATGTGGAATCGGCGGTAAAAAACTTTAAGACGTTCTGCCAGGTGCTGTTGGATTACGTTTCCGCAGGCCACTTTGAGGTGTACGAGCAATTAATCGAAGAAGCCCGCGAGTTTAACGACGGCGGTATGGAGCTGGTGAAGGAGCTGTTTCCAAAAATCCAAGCCACGACTGAAGCGGCTTTGGACTACAATGACCGGTTCGATAAAACGCCGGAAGAATTGTCGGAGCTGAATGCGCTGTTGCCTGAGCTCTCCAAACTGGGCGAACGCCTGGAAGAGCGCTTCGAACTGGAAGATATGCTGATCGAAAAGCTGCATAACGCTCACGCTGACCAAGTCGCCTGA